One genomic window of Glycine max cultivar Williams 82 chromosome 16, Glycine_max_v4.0, whole genome shotgun sequence includes the following:
- the LOC102663510 gene encoding uncharacterized protein: MHSPRRFFQGYKLHGSSESPRIPRLQPRRTVEIQPRDEFHTGLKLEESSGEPVQQGVYPSNLPNNWYQSQVRVGDRLRRVYMYRRWPEWLAAQRAPQVERATRMASRCTPRISPTEITLPFGEALQQIPLYTKFMKDILTKKGKYIDNESIMVGGNCNAMIQRKLPEKFKDPRSVTIPCTIGNKSVGKTLIDLGASINLMPLSLCRRIGNLKINPTKMTLQLTDRSITRPYEVVEDVLVKVRHFTFPVDFVIMDIEDAEIPLILGRPFMLIANYVVDMGNCNLEMSIND, encoded by the exons ATGCATAGCCCAAGAAGATTCTTCCAGGGGTATAAACTACATGGGAGCTCAGAATCACCACGGATTCCAAGGCTACAACCAAGGAGGACCGTCGAGATTCAACCAAGGGATGAATTTCACACAGGGCTCAAGCTCGAGGAATCATCTGGGGAACCAGTTCAACAAGGA GTGTACCCCTCGAATCtccccaacaattggtatcaaagcCAGGTTCGAGTTGGTGACCGGCTTAGACGAGTATACATGTACCGTAGATGGCCAGAATGGCTAGCGGCACAACGTGCCCCGCAGGTGGAGCGGGCGACCAGAATGGCTAGCAG GTGTACCCCTCGAATCTCCCCAACAGAGATAACCCTACCATTTGGGGAAGCCTTACAACAGATACCGCTCTACACCAAATTCATGAAGGACATCCTCACCAAGAAAGGGAAGTACATTGACAATGAAAGCATTATGGTGGGAGGCAACTGCAATGCAATGATACAGAGGAAGCTTCCCGAGAAATTCAAAGACCCCAGGAGCGTGACAATCCCTTGCACCATAGGGAATAAGTCAGTAGGGAAGACTCTTATTGATTTAGGAGCAAGCATCAACTTGATGCCCCTGTCATTGTGTAGGAGAATTGGAAACCTGAAGATAAACCCTACCAAGATGACGCTCCAACTCACAGATCGGTCAATCACCAGACCATACGAGGTAGTGGAAGATGTCTTGGTCAAAGTCCGCCATTTTACCTTCCCGGTAGATTTTGTCATCATGGACATAGAAGATGCAGAAATTCCTCTTATCCTAGGAAGACCCTTCATGTTAATTGCCAACTACGTGGTAGATATGGGGAATTGCAATCTAGAAATGAGTATCAACGACTAA